The Streptomyces sp. NBC_00659 genomic interval CGCAGGCTGGGCCGACTTCGGCAGCGCGTCCAAAACGTTGGCGGTTTTGTGAACCCAGCACCTTTGATGGCGGGTGTCGGGAAAGACCTCGCTCAGCGCGTTCCAGAAGCCGAGAGCGCCGTCGCCGACAGCCAGGACCGGGGCCCGCATGCCCCGACGGGCGCAGTCCCGCAGCAGGCCCGCCCACGCCTCGGACGACTCGCGGTAACCGTCGATCATCGCGATCAGCTCCTTCGTGCCGTCCGCCCGTACCCCCATCAGCACCAGGACCGCGGCCTTCGCCTCCTCCAGGCGGATGCGCAGGTGGACGCCGTCCGCCCAGACGTACACGTAGTCCGTAGCGGACAGCTCCCGGTCCATGAACGCCGTGTGGTCGGCCTGCCATTGGGCGGTCAGCCGCGTCACGGTGGCGGGCGAGAGACCGGCCGAGGAGCCGAGGAACTGCTCCAGCGCGGGCACGAAGTCGCCGGAGGACAGGCCGTGCAGGTAGAGCAGCGGCAACACCTCACTGATCTTCGGGGACTTGCGGCACCAGGGCGGCAGGATCGCCGAGGAGAACCGCTTGCGCTCACCCGTCGTGTCATCGACGCGCTTGTCATTCACGCGCGGGGCCCGGACCTCGACCGTCCCGGCGGCCGTGGTGACCTTCCTCGGCCGGTGGTAGCTGTTGCGCACGACCAGGCAGCGACCGTCGCCGTCTCGTTCACCGGCCAACTCGGCTATGTAGCTGTTGACTTCGGCTTCCAGCGCGGCGGCCAGCATCCGTCGGGCGCCCTCGCGGACGATCTCGTCGATCAGGGAGCCGTTTGGCGTGGAACCGTCAGCATTGACTACCGTGAGCACGGGCGTGCCTTCCCGACCGACGCGCCAACGTCGGCCTACTCGATGACCATCACAGGATCATTCGGGAAGGTACGCCCTTCGCGTTGCCTCCCCGACACCGATCCACAGACACCTCACGTTGCTATGCCGTCAAGCCGACCGCTCTGGATGCGGTCAGCCGGCAGCAAAGGCAGACAACAAAGTGTCGGCCCGCAGCCTGAGTTCAGGGGCCTCCGCACCCGCGACGCGGATGGACATCTCTTCGCCGCCGACGGCTCGGGCAAGACTCACCTCCAGCGTGGCGTTGACGCCGACCAGGGGATACGCGTACCAGAGGTCGGGGTTTTCGTCGTCGGTGTCCTGGACTGCGGCTTCGATGGTGCGCCAGTCGGTGTCATCGAACTCGTATCCGGCGAAGCGCGACAACACCTCCAAGAAAGCGCGCAGGTTGCGGCCCCAGATCCACCCGTTGATCGACTCGGTCATGTCTCCCCCATCCGTGACGTAGCCAGGATGGCAGGCCGTGATCGAGTCAGGCGGCGGTCGCGAACACTCCGGCCGGGAAGGCGGCTTGCCCGTCGAAGAGTTCGCGCTTCTGGAGGCAGTGGTAGAGCTGGCCGATCATGCGGTTGAAGAGGTTGCGCTGGGCAGCTGCATGCCAGTCGCCTTGTTCGCGTCGGCGCCGGTAGTGGGCGTTGGCCCCGGCGGATGCCCGTAGCGACGCGAAGGCCCAGAGGTAGCCGGCGTGGTTGAGCCGGTCGTTCTTCACCCAGCGTCTGGTGATGGCGGACTTCTTGCCCGAGGCACGGGTGATCGGTGAGAAGCCGGCGTAGGCCTTGAGGCCGCGGGCATCGGCGAAGCGGGTGCGGTCGTCGCCGATTTCGGCCAGGACCCGCGCGGCGAGCTGGATGCCGAGGCCGGGGAAGCTCAGCAGGATGTCGGCGTCCGGGTGCTGGGGGAAAGCCTCTTCCACCGCTTCGGCGAGCTGGTCGGCGGCGGTGCAGGCGGCGTCCAGCTGAACGAGAAGGGCGAGCATCTGCTTGCCGAGCGCGTCCTCGACCAGCGGCGGCTGGTGGGCCCACTCGGCGCGGAAGGCCTCGCGGAGACGCTCGGCCTCGGCTTCGATACCGCGCTGGCGGCCGGCGCGCTTGAGGGCGGCCTGGATCCGGGTGCGGGACAGACGCGCGGCCCGGACCGGGGTCAGGGCGGTCCTGAGGAGCTCACGGGCCTCGGGACGACACAGGCCGTTGGTCCAGGCGGCGAAGGCGGCCAGGGCTGCGGGGTAGTACTCGCGCAGCAGAGAGCGAAGCTGGTTGGCGAGCTGCTGCCGGTTCCACAGAGAGTCTTGTTGGGCACGTGCCAGGACGGTGATCACGCGGCCGAGGTCGGAGTCGTCGGGCAGGGGCCGGTGGGCGTGCATGTCGGTGCGGAGGATGTTCGCCAGAACCAGGGCGTCGCCTGGGTCCGACTTCTTGCGCGAGACGGAGTGCCGGTCGCGGTAGCGGGCGGCGGCCATCGGGTTGATGGCGAACACCTTTCGCGTGCCGGTCCGCAGCACCGCGACGAGCAGGCCGCGGGAGGTCTCGATCGCGACCGGGATCGGATTTTCCTCGGTGTCGCCGTACTCGGCGAGCAGTTCCAGCAGGATCTTGTAGCCGACCGCGTCGTCGGTGATGTGGCGTTTGGCCAGCAGCTGGCCGGTGTCGTCGACCAAGGCGACGTCGTGGGTTCGTTCAGCCCAGTCGATTCCGCAGTAGATCAAGGTTCCCCTCCCCGAAATTCGTTATTTGCGCTGGTCACGAGCGCATGCGGGCCACGCAGCGACCTAATCCCAGGCCTCGACCGCATCGCGGTCGGGCCGCCACCTCACTAGCCGTTCGTGGCACCAGCGCACCTCACGGGCCTCGGTCTGCGCGGGAGCTCGTACGGCTCGGGCATCTCAAGAGGTCACCGCACGGCGGGCTCGTACCACCAACACCAACGAGTGATCAAGGCGATGGGATTGACAGCGCCGGACGGCACCAGGTCTCAGCCGAGGCCTCAGGGACCAGGCTGGCTTCACGTATCCGTCCGGCGCCGCCAAGTGGTGGCGGCCACGGAGACGCCGAGCGTCGCCGCTCTGCATCGAGGCTTCATGGCCCAGTCTGGCGAAGGCATCCGCCTGGCGCCCACGTGACCGCCACCACCATGAGCACCACGACCACGCACCCGGTCTACGTTGAGACCTCGACGGCCCGGCTACACTTGGATGTCACGGTCTGGTACTCGAACGCTCCGAGAAGCACCCGCTCCTGCGGATCGCTCATAACTACGGATTAGGTCTTGAGCATTGCTCACCGAACCCGGAACGGTTCAGTGACCGTGCTTGAGCCAGTCGTCGGCGCCGCTCTCGCCGCAGCAACACTCGTGAGTACGTGGTTCGTCATCTGGTTGCCCCGGCGTCACCAGTGGGCCGATGCCGCCGTCGCGGAACGGGGATGGTTTATCGTGGTTGCGTAGTGGGGAACGCGACTTGTGCAGCGATCATCAGCAACCGGGCGCCGAGCCGGGACAGTTGCAGAGTCCGGGGCTGCGGAGAGTGGTTGAGGATCGCCGAGACGGCGACGGTGGGGGTGGTCGCGGCCGGTACCGCGCCCACCCCCACCGTCATGGTTGTGTCCGCCTGGCCCGTTCCAGCCGCGCCTGCCGCCTGCCTTCCATAAAGCAGGTGCCTCCGATCAAGAGGCCCATGGCAACGCCTCCCCCGAGGGCCAGCAAGATCTGTCCCGGAGCGGGGTGGTCCAGGGCGGCCAGCAAGCAGAGCAGCGCTGTCGCTCCTCCCACGCCGAGTCCCAGGCCGAGCGGATGCCTTGCGGCGAACCGCTGGGACCGGGTGGGCGGCAGACTGCCGCCCAGGGCCCGGTCCAGCGACTGGTAGGCCCGCACCAGGCCATGGTCGTGCCGTTCCCGGTCAGGTCCGGCGGGATGCGGACCTCCACCTGCTGTCCGGTTCGCACTCATTGCGTACTCCCTGTCCGATGAACCTGGGGGATAAGGCGCGTCCGTCACACGTGACGCACTATGGCATCACGTTGAGCAACTCCCGGTTGACGGCGATCTCCTTGCTCAGAGGGCCAATCCTCGCCGCGCCGAGATTAGCGAGCCCGAACAGTATGGGGGACCCGACGGCATCCACGTAGCCTCCCGTCGTGTGCTTGTCCTCCGTGAACTGGTAGGTGAGGTATCCCGCCAGACCGGCTGCCCCGATCGTGCATGCCACGGCCAGGGTGCCCAGGCTGATGAAACCGCATCCGATTCCTGCGGCGAAGCCGATGAGATCCGACGAGTGCTTCTTCACCCACCCCATGAAGCCGCCCGACTCCTCCTTCTTCTTCTTCTCGGCGATCTCCAGCTTCTTGACCTCACCCATGCATTCGGCAGCTGCTCCCCCCAGCCTCAGGCATTCGTGGAAAGCGGCAATCTTCGCCTTGGCCACTCCCGTGGACGCGCTCTTGTACCAGGCTTGGGCCTCCGCGTCCGACATGTACTGGGTTCCGAGGTACCCGAGGTCCTTCTTGAGCCAGTTGTAGACCGACTTGTCCTTGATCTTCTTCGTGTGGGCCGAGCCCGTCTTGATGGAGCAGTCTCCGACCGCGCAGCCCCTCGTGTAATCGGACGTGCCGGTCTTGGCGTCGTAGCCGACCGCGTCCTGCTGCTTCTTGGAGCAGTATTTGACGTCGTACTGGCAGGAGTTGGGCCTGGAGCCGATCTCCAGTCCGCTGGGGTCGCTGTAGGCGACTGGGTTGTTCGCCGCGTAGCTGTAGGCGTTCATCTCCTGCGGCAGGTACGGCTTGTTCAGTTCGTCCGTGCTCAGGAAACGGGCGAGACCTGGGTCGTAGAGCCGCGCGCCGAGTACAGACAGGCCGGTGGAGTCGTCCTCCGGTTGGCCGACGTACCCGCGATCCACGGCGGTCGGCAGGTTCGCCGTGGTACCGCGCTGCTTACCGAACGGTGTGTAGCGACGCCGTGTGACCACACCGCCCACAGCCGTCACCATGAGCTGGGTGGATGCCTGACCGTCGCCGAGCAGCCAGGTCAGTTTTCCGTTCGCGGTGTTGTCAGCCGTCCGCACGGCAAGGCTGGTGCCGCCGGCGCTGTAATAGCGGCTCGCCACGGCCGCCGTGCTGCCGGCCTTGTGGATTTCGTGACCGTCCAGATACAGCACCTTTTCGGTGGACGCGTTGCGCAGCAGCACATTGCCTGCGGCGTCGTAGACGTATGACGTGGTCTTACCGCTCGTCTTCACGGAGGTCACGCGGTGCAGTGAGGACCAGGTGACCGAGGAGGCCGTGCCGGCCACGGTTCGGGAGGTCATCTGCCCAGCATCGTCGTAGCCGTAGTTGTCGGTGCTCGATCCGGTGACCACGCTGGTGACCGCGTGCGGGCGGGGGGTGTCCGCGGTGTAAGCAGACTCGTCCGCGCTGTAACCGGGGTAGTGGTAGTCGTGAGTGAGCGCGCTCACCGTGGACGAGACCTTATCCGTGATGGCCTGGATGTTGCCCATCTTGTCGTAGCTGTACTGCTGCTGGTAGGGATCCGGGCCGCTGAAGTCCGAAGCGGGCGTGCTACCGCAACCGGTGGCCGACTGAGTCCAAGCGCCAGTGAGCCTCCTGAGGTCGTCGTAGGTGAAGCACTGTTGCTGCGTGGAGGAGTTTTCGCGAAGGGCCGTGATGTCGCCGTTGTTGTTGCGGGTGTAGGTGTCGTCCTGAATCTTTGTCGTGGTACCGCCGGTCAGTGTGCTGGTCGTGATGTTCTTCAGCCAGCCCGTGCCGTTGCTGTCGTCGTAGGTGAGAGTTCGGGTCATGCTGGTGTCGGTGCTGGAGATGCCGAGCGAGCGGGAGGTGACACGACCGTAGTCGTCGTAGCCGACGTTGTTCGCATAGGTGGCCAGTCCGCTGGACACCTTGGTCAGACGTCCCTGTCCCGAGTAGGCAGTGGTGACGGTCTCGGCAGGCAGCCCGCCGATGGCCGGGTAGTCCACCGAGGTGACGTGATCGGCCAGGTCGTAGTGGTAGGTGAAGGTGTATGTGCCGTTCAGGCCCGCGCCGTCACCGGCGTTGGGGACGGTGACGTTTCTGGCCGTGGCCCTTCCACGCATGTCGTATCCGGTGGTCTTCGCGGTGTAGGCGTTGCCTGCCGTGTCGTACGACGTGGTGGACGTGACCAGGCCCTTGGCGCCGGTGACCGCAGTACCGCCGTCGTTGTCGTACGCCGTCTTGGTGAACACGACGCTTCCCTGGGAAACTGTGGTGGATCGCTGGAGGGCGTCGTAGGTGTACGTCAGTGTCACCTTGTTGCCGTCCGTGGTGGTCGCCACGTTCCCGTTCTCGTCGTATGTGGAGCTCGCGGCACCGGCGTCGGGATCCTGAGAGGTCAGCCGGTCCCCTGCGAAGTTGTACGTGTAGTGAGAGGTGTTGTTGTTGGCATCATGGATGTACTTCAGCTTGCCGCTGCGGGTGTATTCGTAGGTCGTGGCGTTCGACTGCGCGCCCACGTGCTCGACCACTTTGGCCGTCTGCCCATAGACGTCGGTGTAGGTCTCGCTGGACTGTCCGACTGCGGGCGTGACGGTGGTCAGGTCTGCGCCGCCGTACGTGGTCGTGACTTTGTTCGCCGCCTGCGGGGTGCCACTGACTAGGAGCCGGGTGAGTGTGGTGCGACCGGCCCAGTCCACCTCGAGGTCGGTGTAAGACGGGATGACGGAGGGCGCCGGATTGACGGGCTTCGATCCCGCGGTGGCCGAGTTGTAGAACGGCTGCGACGTGCCTGCCACGTTCCCCGAGGAGTCGTATCGCGTGACGCTCACGGTCATTCCGGTCCCGGACGGGGCCGGGAGCTGCGCTTCCAGGGTACGTCCCAGACCGTCGGCGTAGTCGTGACGGACGGCGTAGGTGGTACCGCTCTGCAACTCCTTCGTCGTGGCCTGCAGGGGAGCACCCGTAGCCTGGTAGGGAATGTCCGCCGTCTTGCTCTGCATCGGCAGCACGTAGGAGAAGGTCATGGACGGCGTTCCGTCCGGGTAGTTGGCGGACTCCGTCGGCTTGAAGACCTTCGAGAGCCTTCCCACACCGTCGAAGACGGCCTCAGTGGTGTTGCCGTTGGCGTCGACGGACTTCCAGATCTCGCCCCAGAAGCGTGAGACGTAGTCCCTGGAGGCCAGGGCCGTACCCGGGCCGCTGCTTCCGTCAGGGTCCGGTGTCGTGGTCACTACCCCATCGACCGGCCATGACGTGGCCGGATTGTACGAGGTGATGGTCGCGCTGCCCTTGCCGTCGTACGTCTTCACGGGGCGCCCGGCGTCGTCGAACTCCTCTTTGGTCACTCGCGCGTTCGCCGCATTCGTGTCCGTGTAGACCCGGACCTCCGTCGCGTTGCCGTCCGCGAGTTTGGTGTTGTTGTCGTCGAACGTGGCCGAGCCGTCGTAGAAGGTGGCGGTCCGTCGGTCCAGGTGGGCGTCGGGTGTCGATCCTGCCTGGTCGGTGGCCACTGTCGAGCAGCCGGCGTTGTAGTGCCGCTCGTCGTCCTGATACACCATCCAGCGGATGGTGCCGGTGTCGTCGTTGGGCAGGTCCGAGGTGTTGTAGGCGCGGCCGTACTCGGTGCACTGGTTGTCCGAGACGTCGCTCTCGCCCCAGTCGTCGACCCGCATGGGCAGACCGAAGGTGGTCGAGGCCGCCTCGTTGTCGTCGTACTCGGTCTCGATGATGTGCTCGCGCCACGTGGTCAGGTCCGAGTCGCTGGAGTCGTATGCCTTCTCCAGCGTGCGGGTCCTGGTCTCACGGACGAAGCGGGCGTCGGACAGGCCGGTGTACTGGGCGGTGTTGTGGGTCCAGTACGAGTGCCACTGACGTTTCTGGGACTTGCCGTCGCTGTCGCGTGTGGACGTCTCCAGGGTCTGGCCGGCAAGCCATGCGGAGTCGGTGTACTCCGCGTCCTCGGAGTCCTTCACCTTCACGCTGCGTGTGGCGCTGGGGTCAGTCTTCGAGGTGCGGTCGCCGTCCAGGCCTCGATAGAGCCAGTGATAGGTGGAGTGCAGGTTGGCTCCCGCGCCGGTGGTGACCAGCACCTTGGCGTAGCCGCGCCAGTCGGACCAGGTCTCGTCCTCGTCCTTGACCAGCGGACTGTCGGTGAACGCCCAGGCCGGAGCCCCGTCGTACTGGTACGTCGTGGTCATCACGGGGTCGCCGTCGTCGTAGGTGCCGGGGTCGACGGCCACCTTCGTGACGACGAACTTCTTGAACCAGCCGGTGCGTTCGCTCTCGCCCTCGGGCGTCCACTTCTGCCAGAAGCACTCGAAGTCGTTGTTGGCCTGGGCCGGTGGGCTGTCCTCGTCGCACTGGCGTGAGACCGTGCCGTCCGCGTCGGTGGCGTGTCCGTAGGTCACGTCGATCGTCGAGCCCGTGTCGGTGACGACCTGCTCGACTCGCTTGAAGTTGAGTGTGCCGGTGCCGACCAGGTTGTCCTGCCAGGCGCCGTCGAAGTTGATGGCGGGCAGGGTGATGTCGTCACCCGAGTAGCCGCGACGCTGGATGTAGTCCAGCCAGAGCTGGCCGCCGACTTCACCGTCGGGGTTCACCATCGCGTACCGCATCTGGTACTGCATCACGGTGTCCCAGTCGGACGCGTTGTTGTCCCGCACCTGAGTCGTGATGTCCCAGAGCAGGTCGCGCTGGAAGAACGTCGGGTAGTACGTCTTGCCCGCGCACGCCGAGTCGTCCGTGGACCCGTCGCAGATCAGGTCGGTCGGGACGTCCGGATACGAGGACGGGGAGGAGTCGATGGTGGGGCAGTCGGCTGCGGTGTTGTCCAGCGGGTTCGGTTCCTGCGTCCGCTCCTTGCAGCGGTTGAGGTGCTGGAAGACGACCCGGGCCGGCAGCTGGGCGCCGGCGATCTGCGAGGACCAGCCGTACTCGATGCGCGTCAGATAGGAGGACGCGTCGTACCTGCGGGCCTTGTCGGCGGCGGCGACAGAGCGGTAGTAGTTGGTCTCTTTGTCATAGAAGTACGAAGTTTCCACCTCATTGGGGTCCACGACGCGGTCGAGGTTCCACTTCCATGCCTGGTTGCAGAACGTTGGCTGCCCGCCGTCGTAGCACGGCTCGCCCTCGTCGTCCCCGATCACCGGAACGCTCAGTACCGAGTGTGTGGCCAGGCTGGTGTCGCGCTCGGAGCGGCCCCAGCCGAAGTAGTAGCGGGTGCCGTCCTGCTTGGTGATCACCCAGAACTCATCGGTGTTGTCCGGGTTGTTGGGGCTGCCCTTGAGGTGCTGGACCTTCCAGCCCTTGTCATCCTTCAGATGGAAGGAGCCCGTACCCGAGTTGTCCTGGATCAGCTCGGAGCTCTCGCCTCCGAGGTTGATCTGGTAGACGGCGCCGTTGGGGTCGTCGGTGGAGTTGGGCGAGTCCCAGCACAGGTCGCCCCACTGCTGGTTCTGGGCCGGCCCGTGACCGTCGTTGATGCAGTTGTTGTATTTGCGCTCGATGTAGCCGACATTGAGGTCCCAGCCCATACCGGCCCAGGAGGCTTGATTGTTCGATGCCGATGTCCGGCCGTCGATGGACTGGGAGTTGTAGGACAGGGCCAGTTCCGGCGGAGAGCCGACCGGCGGCTTCGGCACGTCGATCGGCACGTTGTAGGTGAAGGCGCCGGATCCCAGCGACACGTCCCATTTGCCCGACTGATTGGCCGGGGTGGCCCGGTAGTCGCCCTTGTCCGAGGAGGAGCCACTGGTCAGCGCATAGGTGGCTGCTGCCGCGGAGAGGAGTGAGTTCGAGTTGTCCGGGGCCGCCTCGACGGTCGCGGTGAGGATCTGCTTCTCGATGTCGTTGTCCGCGGCCACCACGGTGCCCTGGCGACAGGCCGGCTCGTCCGGGGCGGTGACGGCACAGGCGGGCAGCCGAGTCAGCTGCAGCCGGTCTGCGAAGTCACCGCCATAAGCGCCCGCGAAGCCCGAGTAGTCAATGCTGACGTCGACCGGCCCGGTGGTGGCGCTGCCGTCGGCACGACGGACCCGCAGCCCGAGACCGACACCCCCGAACCGCTCCACCTTGTCGCGGTCCAACACCTCGACCGCGACCCGGTTCGGCCCGGCAGTGACTGTAAAGGAACGGCTCGACCCCTTTGCGGCCCGTACGGCGACGGCCGCCGATCCGGCACCCGAGACTTGTGCGTCCCGGGGAGCAGAACCAACGGCCGGTACGTCGACGGTGGCTTTTCCGGACTGCGGCCAGACCACCTTCGGTGTCTTGGTGATTCCGTCCTCGACCTGCTGCGGAATGGCCGCGCCGAGCGATCTGGCGGGTACGTCCGGTTTCTTGCCCGAAGGTAACGCGAGCGCCGTGGGTGCGAACGACACCACGGCCAGCAGCGCGGCCATCAGAGCCTTGACGAGCACCAGAGACAGTTTTCGCCTGCCCGGTTTCACAGCCCACCCCCATAGATAGCCATGCGCATGCCAAAAATGCCCCTAACTGAGGCCTACGGCACGGACAACGGGAGTGTAATCAGGGGTGAAGCGCGCCCACTAGATCAACAAAACGGGACTTAATGGAACGTACACCAATCGCTCGCGGTCACACGCCCGCCTTTTGGTAGTCACGCCGCCTTCACCTCTGGCAACATCCGCTCGACACAACTCAGTTCGGTCTCATGCCAGGGGGGCAAATGCGTCTCGCATCACACCGCACATTAGGTCGTCTCGCCGCGACCCTCGTCTCGCTCTCGCTCGCCACAGGACTTCAACTCGGCCTCGCGGACACCGCGTCCGCCGCCGTCACCGCCGGTCCTCTCTTCAACAACCCGACCGGAACCGCGGCCGAGCAGCAGGCGATACGGACCCGACTGCTCGACTACATAGGCCAGTCACCATCCGGATCGTCCATCAAGGCGTCGGTCTACCACTTCTGGGACGAGGAAGTGGCGGTGGCCCTCGCCGATGCGCGCGCCCGGGGCGTCGACGTCCAGGTGATGTTGGACGAGAGCGACGTGAGCGACAACCCGGACGACTCCACCTACGGAATCCTCAAGACGGCCCTCGGCACCGATCTCGGCAACAGCTCGTTCGTCGGGCTGTGCCCCGTCAAAAAGTCCTGTCTGGGCCAGCCCTCCCAGGGCGCCTCCATCAACCACAACAAGTTCTGGCTGTTCTCGCAGCTCGACGGGGCGTACGACGTCGTGGTGCAGACCTCGGCGAACCTCACGCCGTCCAGTTACAGCCGGTTCTGGAACGACGCGTACGTCGTGCCCAACAACGTGGCCCTCTACACGGCCTACGGCA includes:
- a CDS encoding IS256 family transposase encodes the protein MLTVVNADGSTPNGSLIDEIVREGARRMLAAALEAEVNSYIAELAGERDGDGRCLVVRNSYHRPRKVTTAAGTVEVRAPRVNDKRVDDTTGERKRFSSAILPPWCRKSPKISEVLPLLYLHGLSSGDFVPALEQFLGSSAGLSPATVTRLTAQWQADHTAFMDRELSATDYVYVWADGVHLRIRLEEAKAAVLVLMGVRADGTKELIAMIDGYRESSEAWAGLLRDCARRGMRAPVLAVGDGALGFWNALSEVFPDTRHQRCWVHKTANVLDALPKSAQPAAKRAIQEICNAEDKEHAARAVRDFERAYGAKYPKVVKRITDDEGELLAFFDFPAEHWIHLRTTNPIESTFATVRLRTKVTRGAGSRAAGLAMVFKLIESAQARWRAVNAPHLVALVRAGARFQRGQLVEREERAA
- a CDS encoding IS110 family transposase → MIYCGIDWAERTHDVALVDDTGQLLAKRHITDDAVGYKILLELLAEYGDTEENPIPVAIETSRGLLVAVLRTGTRKVFAINPMAAARYRDRHSVSRKKSDPGDALVLANILRTDMHAHRPLPDDSDLGRVITVLARAQQDSLWNRQQLANQLRSLLREYYPAALAAFAAWTNGLCRPEARELLRTALTPVRAARLSRTRIQAALKRAGRQRGIEAEAERLREAFRAEWAHQPPLVEDALGKQMLALLVQLDAACTAADQLAEAVEEAFPQHPDADILLSFPGLGIQLAARVLAEIGDDRTRFADARGLKAYAGFSPITRASGKKSAITRRWVKNDRLNHAGYLWAFASLRASAGANAHYRRRREQGDWHAAAQRNLFNRMIGQLYHCLQKRELFDGQAAFPAGVFATAA
- a CDS encoding RHS repeat-associated core domain-containing protein; translation: MLVKALMAALLAVVSFAPTALALPSGKKPDVPARSLGAAIPQQVEDGITKTPKVVWPQSGKATVDVPAVGSAPRDAQVSGAGSAAVAVRAAKGSSRSFTVTAGPNRVAVEVLDRDKVERFGGVGLGLRVRRADGSATTGPVDVSIDYSGFAGAYGGDFADRLQLTRLPACAVTAPDEPACRQGTVVAADNDIEKQILTATVEAAPDNSNSLLSAAAATYALTSGSSSDKGDYRATPANQSGKWDVSLGSGAFTYNVPIDVPKPPVGSPPELALSYNSQSIDGRTSASNNQASWAGMGWDLNVGYIERKYNNCINDGHGPAQNQQWGDLCWDSPNSTDDPNGAVYQINLGGESSELIQDNSGTGSFHLKDDKGWKVQHLKGSPNNPDNTDEFWVITKQDGTRYYFGWGRSERDTSLATHSVLSVPVIGDDEGEPCYDGGQPTFCNQAWKWNLDRVVDPNEVETSYFYDKETNYYRSVAAADKARRYDASSYLTRIEYGWSSQIAGAQLPARVVFQHLNRCKERTQEPNPLDNTAADCPTIDSSPSSYPDVPTDLICDGSTDDSACAGKTYYPTFFQRDLLWDITTQVRDNNASDWDTVMQYQMRYAMVNPDGEVGGQLWLDYIQRRGYSGDDITLPAINFDGAWQDNLVGTGTLNFKRVEQVVTDTGSTIDVTYGHATDADGTVSRQCDEDSPPAQANNDFECFWQKWTPEGESERTGWFKKFVVTKVAVDPGTYDDGDPVMTTTYQYDGAPAWAFTDSPLVKDEDETWSDWRGYAKVLVTTGAGANLHSTYHWLYRGLDGDRTSKTDPSATRSVKVKDSEDAEYTDSAWLAGQTLETSTRDSDGKSQKRQWHSYWTHNTAQYTGLSDARFVRETRTRTLEKAYDSSDSDLTTWREHIIETEYDDNEAASTTFGLPMRVDDWGESDVSDNQCTEYGRAYNTSDLPNDDTGTIRWMVYQDDERHYNAGCSTVATDQAGSTPDAHLDRRTATFYDGSATFDDNNTKLADGNATEVRVYTDTNAANARVTKEEFDDAGRPVKTYDGKGSATITSYNPATSWPVDGVVTTTPDPDGSSGPGTALASRDYVSRFWGEIWKSVDANGNTTEAVFDGVGRLSKVFKPTESANYPDGTPSMTFSYVLPMQSKTADIPYQATGAPLQATTKELQSGTTYAVRHDYADGLGRTLEAQLPAPSGTGMTVSVTRYDSSGNVAGTSQPFYNSATAGSKPVNPAPSVIPSYTDLEVDWAGRTTLTRLLVSGTPQAANKVTTTYGGADLTTVTPAVGQSSETYTDVYGQTAKVVEHVGAQSNATTYEYTRSGKLKYIHDANNNTSHYTYNFAGDRLTSQDPDAGAASSTYDENGNVATTTDGNKVTLTYTYDALQRSTTVSQGSVVFTKTAYDNDGGTAVTGAKGLVTSTTSYDTAGNAYTAKTTGYDMRGRATARNVTVPNAGDGAGLNGTYTFTYHYDLADHVTSVDYPAIGGLPAETVTTAYSGQGRLTKVSSGLATYANNVGYDDYGRVTSRSLGISSTDTSMTRTLTYDDSNGTGWLKNITTSTLTGGTTTKIQDDTYTRNNNGDITALRENSSTQQQCFTYDDLRRLTGAWTQSATGCGSTPASDFSGPDPYQQQYSYDKMGNIQAITDKVSSTVSALTHDYHYPGYSADESAYTADTPRPHAVTSVVTGSSTDNYGYDDAGQMTSRTVAGTASSVTWSSLHRVTSVKTSGKTTSYVYDAAGNVLLRNASTEKVLYLDGHEIHKAGSTAAVASRYYSAGGTSLAVRTADNTANGKLTWLLGDGQASTQLMVTAVGGVVTRRRYTPFGKQRGTTANLPTAVDRGYVGQPEDDSTGLSVLGARLYDPGLARFLSTDELNKPYLPQEMNAYSYAANNPVAYSDPSGLEIGSRPNSCQYDVKYCSKKQQDAVGYDAKTGTSDYTRGCAVGDCSIKTGSAHTKKIKDKSVYNWLKKDLGYLGTQYMSDAEAQAWYKSASTGVAKAKIAAFHECLRLGGAAAECMGEVKKLEIAEKKKKEESGGFMGWVKKHSSDLIGFAAGIGCGFISLGTLAVACTIGAAGLAGYLTYQFTEDKHTTGGYVDAVGSPILFGLANLGAARIGPLSKEIAVNRELLNVMP